The following nucleotide sequence is from Nitrospira defluvii.
CCACGGCGAGTTCGACGGCCACGATGCCGGTCACCTACGCGGCGCTCAAAGATCGCATAGGCCTGCGCGAACAGTCTGCCAGCATGGGCGCATTGGTCGGGGCGAATTTTAACAACGACGGCACCGCGCTCTACGAAGCCATGGCTGCCCTCTTTATCGCTCAAATGATCGGGATGGATCTGAGCATGCACCAACAATTGATGATCGTGCTGACGAGCATCATTGCCTCGGTCGGCGCAGCCGGCATTCCCGAAGCCGGTCTCGTCACCATGACCATGGTCTTCACGGCCGTGGGCCTCCCCGTACAGTTCATCCCTGTTTTGCTCACGGTGGACTGGTTTCTCGATCGCTGCCGGACGGCGATCAATGTCATGGGTGACATGAATGTGAGTTGCCTGCTGGATGGGAAACAGAAGGGATGATCGACAAGGATGCGGAAGGAGCGGTACAGTACCGCAACGTATGCTTCACTGGATTGCGACATTCATTGAGAAGGATGGCACCATGAACTGTTCGACGCCTTTCCGCTTCCCCGGCTTCCTCTCGCTTTCGCTGACTTCGGCCCTGCTCCTCGTCGGCCTGGCCGGATCGGGATGCCAAACCGCCTATTATGAAACGATGGAAAAACTCGGGTACCACAAGCGCGACCTCATGGTGAGCGACGTGAAGAAAGCCCGGGATGCGCAGCAGGAGGCGAAGGAACAATTCAAATCCGCGCTCGATCGGTTCACCAAAACGCTCAACATCCAGGGCGGTGAACTACAGGAGAAGTACGAGGTCTTGAACGACGAATACGAACGCAGCGAAAAGCGTGCACAAGCCGTGCGGGATCGCATTGCGTCGGTGGAGAACGTGTCCGACGCGCTCTTCGATGAATGGACGGCCGAACTGAAGCAGTATTCCAACGCCGCGCTCCGCCAGAAGAGTCAGAAACAACTCACCCAGACGCGCGGTCAATATGCGCAGTTGATCAAGGCGATGAAACGGGCGGAAGCGAAAATGGACCCGGTGTTGGCGAAGCTGAAAGATCATGTCCTGTTCTTGAAGCATAATTTGAACGCCCAAGCCATTGCCTCGCTCAAGAGCGAATTGGTCACCGTCGAAAGCAACGTCGATTCGTTGATCAAGGATCTCAACGCCTCGATTCAGGAAGCGGATTCCTTTATCGCCTCGATGGAAAAGGAGAACGCCTAAACGTTCGTACGTCCGGCGTCTGCTCAGTGATGAGCGTGGCCGCGGCCTCGCCGACCGGCTGCCC
It contains:
- a CDS encoding DUF2959 domain-containing protein, encoding MNCSTPFRFPGFLSLSLTSALLLVGLAGSGCQTAYYETMEKLGYHKRDLMVSDVKKARDAQQEAKEQFKSALDRFTKTLNIQGGELQEKYEVLNDEYERSEKRAQAVRDRIASVENVSDALFDEWTAELKQYSNAALRQKSQKQLTQTRGQYAQLIKAMKRAEAKMDPVLAKLKDHVLFLKHNLNAQAIASLKSELVTVESNVDSLIKDLNASIQEADSFIASMEKENA